Proteins co-encoded in one Puntigrus tetrazona isolate hp1 chromosome 20, ASM1883169v1, whole genome shotgun sequence genomic window:
- the LOC122324515 gene encoding sodium-dependent multivitamin transporter-like — protein sequence MDPAGHKYFTVIDYVIFALLLAASMAIGLYYAFSGGRQSTTREFMYADRSMKCLPLSLSLMATFQSAVAIIGTPAEVYANGTQYWFIGCSYILGLLIPAHIFIPVFYRLHLTSVYQVHTLIN from the coding sequence ATGGATCCCGCGGGGCACAAGTACTTCACTGTTATTGACTACGTGATATTTGCGTTGCTGTTGGCGGCCTCCATGGCTATCGGGCTGTACTACGCCTTCAGCGGAGGACGCCAGAGCACCACGCGGGAGTTCATGTACGCAGACAGAAGTATGAAGTGCCTgcccctctctctgtctctcatggCCACATTTCAGTCGGCCGTGGCTATCATTGGCACGCCGGCTGAGGTTTACGCCAATGGCACACAGTACTGGTTTATCGGCTGCTCTTATATTCTGGGTCTCCTGATACCCGCGCACATTTTCATTCCTGTGTTCTACAGACTACATCTCACCAGCGTTTACCAGGTACACACCCTTATAAATTAG